A genomic region of Colletotrichum destructivum chromosome 5, complete sequence contains the following coding sequences:
- a CDS encoding Putative short-chain dehydrogenase/reductase SDR, EF-Hand 1, calcium-binding protein translates to MSENPKKTQTSFSVSGKTAIITGAGSGINLCFAEILLARGCNVLIADISLRPEAEALVSKHRDADSKPRAVFAETDVTSWPALSRMFNTAIAEFGGFDIFCPGAGVYEPHWSNFWHPPGSAESKDTLDGGRYALLDINITHPIRSTQLAISHWLHPKTADNAVVPSVIKASPENPKRIVHISSVAGQVPNFNAPLYAASKFAITGFVRSLARLEATDGIRVNAVAPGVVRTPLWTENPEKLINLDASQDGWVTPQEVAEAMLQCVEQDSLVGGSILEVGKGHTRLVEVFNDAGPDRDPQNGLMARNVYKGTEMILSWLKDAAKWAVGRD, encoded by the exons ATGTCGGAGAACCCTAAGAAGACTCAGACGTCTTTCAGCGTATCTGGCAAAACTGCCATTATCACTGGTGCTGGATCAG GCATTAACCTCTGCTTTGCCGAGATTCTTCTCGCCCGTGGCTGCAATGTCCTTATTGCCGACATATCTCTGAGGCCCGAAGCAGAGGCTCTTGTCTCCAAACACCGAGACGCCGACAGCAAGCCCCgtgccgtcttcgccgagacAGACGTAACCTCGTGGCCGGCGCTTTCCCGCATGTTCAacaccgccatcgccgagttTGGGGGATTCGACATCTTCTGTCCCGGGGCTGGCGTGTATGAGCCGCACTGGTCGAACTTCTGGCATCCGCCGGGATCGGCCGAGAGCAAAGACACTCTGGACGGCGGGCGGTACGCTCTGctcgacatcaacatcacgCACCCGATCCGCTCGACGCAGTTGGCCATTTCTCACTGGCTGCACCCGAAGACGGCCGACAATGCCGTCGTCCCCTCTGTGATCAAAGCCTCCCCCGAAAACCCAAAGAGGATCGTCCACATCTCATCCGTCGCGGGCCAGGTGCCGAACTTCAACGCTCCACTTTATGCGGCCTCCAAATTCGCCATCACTGGTTTTGTGCGGAGTCTGGCCCGGCTGGAAGCGACTGACGGGATCCGAGTCAACGCGGTGGCGCCGGGCGTCGTCCGTACGCCGCTCTGGACCGAGAACCCTGAGAAACTCATCAACTTGGACGCAAGTCAAGACGGCTGGGTCACTCCTCAAGAGGTGGCAGAGGCCATGTTGCAGTGTGTCGAGCAAGATTCGCTTGTTGGAGGGTCCATTCTGGAGGTGGGAAAGGGCCACACCCGGTTGGTCGAGGTGTTCAACGATGCCGGTCCAGACAGAGACCCGCAGAACGGCTTGATGGCGAGGAACGTGTACAAAGGGACTGAGATGATACTCTCCTGGCTCAAGGATGCAGCCAAATGGGCTGTTGGTAGAGACTAG